In Dermacentor albipictus isolate Rhodes 1998 colony chromosome 6, USDA_Dalb.pri_finalv2, whole genome shotgun sequence, the following proteins share a genomic window:
- the LOC139060947 gene encoding uncharacterized protein isoform X1 codes for MPDHGRGRVHRFRDHVVAGVNWRPTRLVDDVPSARVCGLCRMIPKQMLLLPCGHALCQSCHTASLEEGAGQCPLDREPFEVADCFGYEFPTRKANAVTVYCWNEAHGCEYTGTMDRMLEHYENDCTFHTVECLRCGEGVQHSCLATHYAAGCRTDVSTAITESSEHTALTLADVNAALEDVKAMLGCFNHDQLLPVIQSQFNELKEEVRNQEARFAEITRELGACEQNLKSEMEQITVTISSTLSQQRTSQQNPLNEASTSRSLSLRSEQEDEIRRKREHSAHVEHSRQTSPKPDSSRVIARCENFGGDVRHLTSAPLTRERNKRSRSVTYQLTLENIEEIIQCQEGSKQFAEITVRHMEDTYFTIAVWKYGDCAAELVLKIQFDGTLVDSKCWPPFWRVYARHPTIFRECLFTPAAERCSCNRDDPSLLHFHLLFHIDIDSLKNGGYLRDGKAEFRIYLNSSSIFGGIIGAP; via the exons ATGCCGGATCACGGACGAGGACGGGTGCACCGTTTTCGCGACCACGtcgtcgccggcgtcaactggcgaccgacgcGGCTCGTCGATGACGTTCCCAGTGCACGTGTATGCGGCCTCTGCCGCATGATCCCAAAACAGATGCTGCTGTTGCCGTGTGGTCACGCTCTGTGCCAATCTTGCCACACAGCCAGTCTCGAAGAGGGCGCTGGCCAGTGTCCGTTGGATCGAGAGCCATTCGAAGTAGCGGATTGCTTCGGTTATGAATTCCCTACCAGGAAAGCAAACGCAGTGACG GTATACTGCTGGAACGAAGCTCACGGCTGCGAGTACACGGGCACCATGGACCGCATGCTGGAGCACTACGAGAACGACTGCACATTTCACACCGTTGAGTGTTTGCGATGCGGCGAGGGAGTCCAGCACAGCTGCCTGGCAACGCACTACGCGGCCGGATGCAGGACCGACGTTTCTACTGCGATCACGGAGTCCTCGGAGCATACAGCATTGACCCTTGCAGACGTGAACGCTGCCCTTGAAGACGTGAAGGCGATGTTGGGATGCTTCAACCACGACCAGCTGCTGCCAGTGATTCAGAGTCAGTTCAATGAGCTCAAAGAAGAAGTCAGAAACCAGGAAGCCAGGTTCGCCGAGATCACTCGCGAGCTCGGAGCATGCGAGCAGAACTTAAAATCCGAGATGGAACAAATCACCGTCACGATTTCCTCGACCCTGTCGCAACAGCGGACGTCTCAGCAAAATCCCTTGAACGAAGCcagcacgtcgaggtcgctgTCGTTGCGCTCGGAACAAGAAGATGAGATACGTCGAAAGCGTGAACACTCAGCCCACGTGGAACACTCGCGGCAAACTTCCCCGAAGCCTGATTCCAGCCGTGTCATTGCCCGTTGTGAGAATTTTGGCGGTGACGTTCGGCATTTGACCAGTGCGCCGTTGACACGCGAGCGCAATAAAAGAAGTAGGTCCGTGACATATCAGCTGACCCTAGAAAACATTGAGGAAATTATTCAGTGCCAGGAAGGCTCAAAACAGTTTGCCGAGATTACGGTGCGGCACATGGAGGACACGTACTTCACAATTGCCGTTTGGAAGTACGGCGATTGTGCAGCTGAGCTTGTTCTGAAGATCCAGTTTGACGGGACGCTGGTGGACTCCAAGTGTTGGCCGCCTTTCTGGAGAGTGTACGCGAGGCATCCAACAATATTCCGTGAATGTTTGTTCACTCCAGCAGCCGAGCGTTGTTCCTGCAACCGCGATGACCCCTCATTGCTCCACTTCCACCTCCTATTTCATATAGACATTGACTCGCTGAAAAATGGCGGTTACCTCCGAGACGGAAAGGCAGAGTTCCGTATCTATCTCAACAGTAGTTCGATATTCGGTGGGATCATAGGAGCACCCTAA
- the LOC139046822 gene encoding uncharacterized protein, which yields MPDHGRGRVHRFRDHVVAGVNWRPTRFVDEVPSSRVCGLCRMIPKRTVLLPCGHALCQSCHAGNLEGSFQQCPLDQEPFEQAECVGYEFPARTANTMKAYCWNEAHGCEYTGTMDRILEHYENECTFHIVECLRCGEGVQHRDLPTHYAAGCSAGVSTAITESSHPTAVTLEDVNAALEDVKAMLGCLNHDQLLPVIQSQLNELTEQARNQEARFTRELGACEQNLKAEMEQITATISSTVSQQRTSQQNPLEEASTSRSLSLLSEQEDEIRRQCEHSAHLEHSRQTSPKPDSSRVIARCWAEYGDVRHLNSALSIPARIKKIPTVTYRLTLEYFEEIIQWQGDRKQFAEITVPHMQDTHFTIAVWKYGDCAADLVLKIQFNGTLVDSKCWPPFWRVFALHPGTSHLRWLTPAAERCCCNHDDPSLPHFHLQLTTDIDSLKNDGYLRNAKIQFRIWLEDTDTYGSIRGAP from the exons ATGCCGGATCACGGACGAGGACGGGTGCACCGTTTTCGCGACCACGtcgtcgccggcgtcaactggcgaccgacgcGGTTCGTCGACGAGGTTCCCAGTTCACGTGTGTGCGGCCTCTGCCGCATGATCCCAAAACGGACGGTGCTGTTGCCGTGCGGTCACGCTCTGTGCCAATCTTGCCACGCAGGCAATCTCGAAGGGAGCTTCCAGCAGTGTCCGTTGGATCAAGAGCCATTCGAACAAGCGGAATGCGTGGGTTATGAATTCCCTGCCAGAACAGCGAACACCATGAAG GCATACTGCTGGAACGAAGCGCACGGCTGCGAGTACACGGGCACCATGGACCGCATCCTGGAGCACTACgagaacgagtgcacatttcacaTCGTCGAGTGTTTGCGATGCGGCGAGGGAGTCCAGCACAGAGACCTGCCGACGCACTACGCGGCCGGATGCAGTGCAGGTGTTTCTACTGCGATCACAGAGTCCTCGCATCCTACAGCAGTGACACTCGAAGACGTGAACGCTGCCCTTGAAGACGTGAAGGCGATGCTTGGCTGCCTCAACCACGACCAGCTGCTGCCAGTGATTCAGAGTCAGTTGAATGAGCTTACGGAACAAGCCAGAAACCAGGAAGCCAGGTTCACTCGCGAGCTCGGAGCATGCGAGCAGAACTTAAAGGCCGAGATGGAACAAATCACCGCTACGATTTCCTCGACCGTGTCGCAACAGCGGACGTCTCAGCAAAATCCATTGGAGGAAGCcagcacgtcgaggtcgctgTCGTTGCTCTCGGAACAAGAAGATGAGATACGTCGACAGTGTGAACACTCAGCCCACCTGGAACACTCGCGGCAAACTTCCCCGAAGCCTGATTCCAGCCGTGTCATTGCTCGTTGTTGGGCTGAGTACGGTGACGTTCGGCATTTGAACAGTGCGCTGTCGATACCCGCGCGCATTAAAAAAATTCCTACCGTGACATATCGTCTGACCCTAGAATACTTTGAGGAAATCATTCAGTGGCAGGGAGACAGAAAACAGTTTGCCGAGATTACGGTGCCGCACATGCAGGACACGCACTTTACCATTGCCGTTTGGAAGTACGGCGATTGTGCAGCTGACCTGGTTCTGAAGATCCAGTTTAACGGGACGCTGGTGGACTCCAAGTGTTGGCCGCCTTTCTGGAGAGTGTTCGCGTTGCATCCAGGAACATCCCATCTACGTTGGTTGACTCCCGCTGCCGAGCGTTGTTGCTGCAACCACGATGACCCCTCATTGCCACACTTCCACCTCCAATTGACTACAGACATTGACTCGCTGAAAAATGACGGTTACCTCCGAAACGCAAAGATTCAGTTCCGTATCTGGCTCGAAGATACAGATACGTACGGTAGCATCAGAGGAGCACCCTAA